From Candidatus Neomarinimicrobiota bacterium, the proteins below share one genomic window:
- a CDS encoding DUF4416 family protein, translating to MDIHFFRPVKLFMAVLYNKQGDPADFIPHLARIFSPVDYRSPVYPFDHTHYYEEEMGSSLSRILLSFERLISPDTLAEIKHLTRVVESIYSHGANRNINLDPGYLDLDKVVLASAKYGRQKIPLKDGIFADPTLEFTRHNFKPFEWTFPDFSTQLYYEDLRHIRVIYKHQLRELT from the coding sequence ATGGATATTCATTTTTTCAGACCCGTTAAGCTCTTCATGGCAGTTTTATATAATAAACAGGGCGATCCGGCTGATTTTATTCCCCACTTAGCCCGGATTTTTTCACCGGTGGATTATCGAAGTCCTGTTTACCCATTTGATCACACCCATTACTACGAAGAAGAAATGGGTTCTTCTTTATCCCGGATACTTCTGAGCTTTGAAAGACTTATTTCCCCAGACACCCTGGCAGAGATCAAGCATCTTACCCGGGTTGTTGAAAGCATATACAGCCACGGGGCAAACCGAAACATTAATTTGGATCCGGGATATCTGGATCTGGATAAAGTTGTACTGGCATCGGCCAAATACGGACGGCAAAAAATTCCGTTGAAAGATGGGATTTTTGCCGATCCTACTCTGGAATTCACCCGGCATAACTTCAAGCCCTTTGAGTGGACTTTTCCGGATTTTTCTACCCAATTATACTATGAAGATTTAAGACACATCCGTGTGATATATAAACACCAATTACGTGAATTGACCTAA
- a CDS encoding superoxide dismutase, whose product MKKYFLLILGIGLLAGCSKLENNKQFNTTEYGATMLKYPYKRADLPFGLNDLEPYMDTKTVDIHYNKHHKGYTDKLNAAIAGTDLEKKSLIEIFRNVSQYPDAVLNNSGGFYNHELFWAHLSQDGAKKPSGKLAEEINKTFESFETFQKVFESAAASRFGSGWAWLSVDFNGRLFVSSTPNQVNPLMDVAEEQGFPILGIDVWEHAYYLLYQNRRPEYIKNFWNIVNWDVVGKNYENVLKAL is encoded by the coding sequence ATGAAGAAATATTTTCTATTGATTTTGGGGATTGGCTTACTGGCTGGATGCAGTAAGCTGGAAAACAACAAACAGTTCAACACAACAGAATATGGAGCAACCATGTTAAAATATCCTTATAAACGGGCTGACCTTCCCTTTGGCCTGAACGATCTGGAACCTTACATGGATACCAAAACAGTGGATATCCATTACAACAAACACCACAAAGGTTATACGGACAAACTGAATGCGGCGATCGCCGGCACAGATCTGGAAAAAAAGAGTCTGATCGAGATTTTCAGAAACGTTAGTCAATATCCGGATGCAGTCCTGAATAACAGCGGTGGTTTTTACAACCATGAACTTTTCTGGGCACATCTGAGTCAGGACGGAGCAAAAAAGCCATCGGGAAAACTTGCAGAAGAGATCAACAAGACCTTTGAATCTTTTGAAACCTTTCAAAAGGTCTTTGAAAGTGCTGCTGCGAGCCGATTCGGCAGTGGCTGGGCCTGGCTGAGTGTGGATTTCAACGGCCGTCTTTTTGTAAGTTCAACTCCCAATCAGGTGAATCCCCTGATGGATGTGGCCGAAGAACAGGGATTTCCCATTCTGGGCATCGATGTGTGGGAACATGCATACTACCTTCTCTACCAGAACCGGAGACCGGAATACATCAAAAACTTCTGGAATATTGTGAATTGGGATGTGGTGGGCAAGAACTATGAAAATGTCTTGAAGGCGTTGTAG